From the Salvelinus sp. IW2-2015 unplaced genomic scaffold, ASM291031v2 Un_scaffold6807, whole genome shotgun sequence genome, the window ctagaaacatgaggaggatttgacagcatagtgacactaaactagaaacacgagggaggatttgacagcatagcccactaaactagaaacacgagggaggatttgacagcatagtgacactaaactagaaacacgaggaggatttgacagcatagcaccactaaactagaaacatgagggaggatttgacacatacacactaaactagaaacatgaggaggatttgacagcataggacactaaactagaaacatgagggaggatttgacagcataatgacactaaactagaaacatgagggaggatttgacagcatagtgaCAATAAACTAGTAACATGAGGAGGATGTAACAGCATagcaccactaaactagaaacatgagggaggatttgacagcatagtgacactaaactagaaacatgaggaggatttgacagcataatgacactaaactagaaacatgagggaggatttgacagcatagcacactaaactagaaacatgaggaggatttgacaacatagcaccactaaactagaaacatgagggagatttgacagcatagtgacactaaactagaaacatgagggaggattgaCAGCACagcgccactaaactagaaacatgagggaggatttgacagcacagcccactaaactagaaacatgagggaggatttgacagcatagagtcactaaactagaaacatgaggaggatttgacagcatagcaccactaaactagaaacatgagggaggatttgacagcatagcaccactaaactagaaacatgagggaggatttgacagcatagagtcactaaactagaaacatgaggaggatttgacagcatagcaccactaaactagaaacatgaggaggatttgacagcatagtgaCACTAAACTAGAACATGAGGAGGATGTGACAGCATAGcgacactaaactagaaacacgagggaggatttgacagcataatgacactaaactagaaacacgagggaggatttgacagcatagcgccactaaactagaaacatgaggaggATGTGACAGCATAGtgacactaaactagaaacatgagggaggatgtgacagcatagcaccactaaactagaaacatgagggaggatttgacagcatagtgacactaaactagaaacatagggaggatttgacagcatagcgccactaaactagaaacatgagagGATGTGACAGCATAGtgacactaaactagaaacatgagggagatgTACAGCCACagcaccactaaactagaaacatgaggaggatttgacagcatagtgaCACTAACTAGAAAAGGAGGAGGATTTGACACATAtgacactaaactagaaacatgagggaggatttgacagcatagcaccaGAGGGGCCTTCAGGAATTCCTGTTCGTCACCACGATGTCATCAGAGGCTCCAGAATAataaaatgctagctagctaggctacattTTGTTCCTCGTTGGACCTGCGTTTACAATGTTTCCAACTtcagtttgtgtggttgttggtttatctttctgtaactttgtagaaTGTACGGTCTGCAAGTGCAGGGCCATATTGCGTCATGATCGCAAGATGTCccgatatcttttccaactgtcccgttATCTGGTATAATGTACATTCTAGAATGCCTTTCTAGCCAATAAGaaaggagtattcaacaatgcagaggtatataataatatacatatagaCCTGGCCGCAGGAAGATGTTTAGTGCTGGTGGGGATCTCTTCGTCAAGGGAGTGCTGACACAATATTTTCACTAATGCCTATTTTTATCTTCTCTGTCAAgagtaatatttgttttatttaacagggcaagtcagttaagaacaaattcttatttacaatgacagcctaccccgggccaCTTGTCCCTATGGGtatcccaatcacagccggatgtgacgcagcctgaattcgaaccagggtgtctgcagcgatgcctcttgtactgagatgcagtgtcttagccccctgcgccactcaggagtcaGTAGTATAACCTCAGTGAGGCACCCTCAACGCCCCTACTTCCCATGGCTATGACTGTATATAATGATAGTTTATGTTAATAAAACAGCAGTCCTTTATTATAAGTTAAAAGGTTCAAATACAACCGAATATGTTTATAATAACATATGCATCAGACCCGAACCAAGATATCACAGAGAGGCATCTCTATCTAAGATGATAATTTACATTCTAGAACACctgcttctcctccctcctctcccgttCAGAACCCAGGCATTCCGTTTCTTCTAGAACCTCTTCTAGAACCACATGGTTCTGTTCTAGATCCTCAAARTGAGTCAGGAGTTCCTTCTGCACCATGGGGATGGTTTTATAGGCGGGGGACGGTGGGGGACCGACATCCACTGGCTGTAGTTTGATCTTAGCGATGTCCTTATTGAGAGGAGAGCTCGTCTGATGCTTGGCAGTGTTACTGAACAGGGTCATCTGATCGTCTAGCGATCTGTAGCCGTCGTGGTCGATACGGAAAGCAACGGGCCTGTTGCATGATCCCTGACAGGAGCGCAGTTTGATCTCAACGTCCACCTAGGGTACAGAGAGGAAACACAGAGTGAACAGaggttccctacatagtgcactactttagaccagggcaccTATAAGAGGCCTAATCCCTAttcccatatatagtgcactactttagaccagagccctatggcaccctattccctatatagtgcactactttagaccagggccctatggaccctattccctatatagtgcactactttagaccagaagccctatggaaccctattccctatatagtgctctgggGCCATATGGATAAGTGAGTGGTGTTTATCAAGCGCAATGAGTTCTGATTCAGCATCAGTTCAGCCATTTTTAaaccataatgaataagattaatGGAGAGTGGGCTGATCCTACATCAGAGACACACGATGCCCCTCGGTCAATAGTACACCGTGTAGACAACAGGGTGCTATTTCACACTCAGCCAAAGGTCAAGTCCATCTGAtgttacagagaaaacacagagattAGAGGAGTAAACCGTTAGGATTTGACCGAAGCTCTTAGGTAAACACTAGAGGACCTTGACTGGTGGGATGAGTTTGGAGAGGATCACGTTTGTGTCCCAAACGTCTCCCTGTTCCCCTtccagcgcactacttttgaacaggttctggtgcactagatagggaacaGGGAGACGTTTGGGACAGGACCCATGTTTTGTCATATGAGTCAAAGTTAGCTGTGGCAGAGTTTTGCCTCCCCCGCATGTCCCCCGCATGTTCTCAAAATCAGAGAGATCAATAGTCACTAACACAACAGTTGTGTGTCATACGGCATTGATATTCAACtatcctcatctcctttcctcatctcctttccttgtctcctatcCTAATCTGATATCCTCATCTCCTATC encodes:
- the LOC112079057 gene encoding fibrinogen alpha chain, whose translation is MYRQEVDVEIKLRSCQGSCNRPVAFRIDHDGYRSLDDQMTLFSNTAKHQTSSPLNKDIAKIKLQPVDVGPPPSPAYKTIPMVQKELLTHFEDLEQNHVVLEEVLEETECLGSERERREEKQVF